A stretch of the Spirosoma agri genome encodes the following:
- a CDS encoding bestrophin-like domain, giving the protein MLWLYDLPTWLFALITIVFFVVLGLGGLLLTHRRINEGTFATLIDNGTVGWFFSGVTVLYGLLLGLLTVATWSNFTQATGLASREAATIAVLYRNFDGYPPEQRVRLQRRLRTYTEFIVRESWPLQRKGLIHDGESDRLIQLQTEIQAIEPATEGKKILQAESIRAFTALVELRRLRMESITGSVPGVIWYVVLLGAVLTLIFSYFFLVKDIWFHALLIAMLATVIGLLIFLIAALDHPYRGAVSVESTAYQLVLDKVMKP; this is encoded by the coding sequence ATGCTTTGGCTTTATGATTTGCCGACCTGGCTATTTGCGCTGATAACAATTGTCTTCTTCGTCGTGCTCGGACTAGGCGGCTTGCTGTTGACGCACCGACGCATCAACGAGGGAACATTTGCCACGCTGATCGACAACGGTACGGTTGGCTGGTTTTTCTCGGGCGTGACCGTTCTGTATGGCCTGCTATTGGGCCTGCTGACTGTGGCAACCTGGAGTAATTTTACGCAGGCAACCGGGTTAGCCTCCAGAGAAGCCGCCACCATTGCCGTTCTCTACCGGAACTTTGACGGTTACCCGCCGGAGCAGCGCGTGCGTCTGCAACGTCGCTTACGAACCTATACCGAGTTTATCGTTCGCGAATCCTGGCCACTGCAACGCAAGGGCTTGATCCACGACGGCGAATCGGATCGCCTGATCCAATTGCAAACCGAGATTCAGGCCATTGAACCGGCAACGGAGGGCAAAAAGATTTTGCAGGCAGAGTCGATCCGGGCGTTTACGGCGCTTGTCGAGTTACGTCGGTTGCGCATGGAGTCGATTACGGGTAGCGTACCCGGCGTTATCTGGTATGTCGTCCTGCTGGGGGCTGTGTTGACCCTAATTTTTTCGTACTTTTTTCTGGTCAAAGACATCTGGTTTCATGCGTTGTTGATCGCTATGTTAGCCACGGTTATCGGATTACTAATTTTCCTCATTGCAGCTTTGGATCATCCCTACCGAGGAGCTGTCAGTGTCGAATCGACCGCCTATCAATTGGTGCTCGATAAGGTAATGAAGCCGTAG
- a CDS encoding SLC13 family permease has protein sequence MTSVSIWIISFVSIASVIAQPFKTPELTWAAAGAVVLLLLGLIIPAESRVGMTEEADVYLFLAGMMLLAETARSEKLFDRLAAHATNLAEGSANYLFGLIYLVGNVITAFSSNDATAWLPYAGWLRCAGKD, from the coding sequence GTGACTTCTGTTTCTATCTGGATTATTTCCTTCGTGTCCATTGCGAGCGTAATCGCCCAGCCCTTCAAAACGCCGGAACTTACCTGGGCCGCAGCGGGGGCTGTTGTTCTATTGCTACTTGGCTTGATCATCCCCGCCGAAAGCCGGGTGGGGATGACCGAAGAGGCCGATGTCTACCTGTTTCTGGCGGGTATGATGCTACTGGCGGAAACGGCCCGTTCGGAAAAATTATTCGACCGGCTGGCGGCTCATGCAACCAATCTCGCCGAAGGGTCGGCCAATTACCTTTTCGGGCTCATTTATCTGGTGGGCAACGTTATAACGGCTTTTTCGTCCAACGACGCCACTGCCTGGCTACCATACGCTGGCTGGTTGCGCTGCGCCGGGAAAGACTGA
- a CDS encoding MFS transporter — protein sequence MVKLSQNTITRQPSSTSLRALDTANFFLADVRDGLGPYLAIYLLTTLHWDAQNIGIAMSVMGIATVVAQTPAGALVDRTRRKRVYSIIASLLIAFAAIITITVPTFSVIMGGQAIMGVAAAWFTPAVAAITLGIVGPKALDKRVGRNETFNHAGNVFAALLAGLLGYYVSTKGIFLLLAAMSLLSSLSVWRIREEDIDHQLARGCSDEEEQANTDKPSGWRAILGNRSILFFALACVLFHFANAAMLPLLGQRLAQGINAGASSAYMSACIIVAQLVMIPVSYFTGKLAPGGRKRLLLIAFAVLPIRGLLYTLTGDPTLLVAIQILDGVGAGIFGVLSILIVSDLTRGSGLFNTTQGAIATAVGLGASLSNAFAGTLLQRTNYNVAFLTLASLAVVALVVLWFFVPETAPSTQPVAREN from the coding sequence ATGGTTAAATTATCGCAGAACACTATTACTCGCCAACCCAGCTCGACCAGTTTACGCGCACTCGACACGGCCAATTTCTTCCTGGCCGATGTTCGGGACGGGCTTGGTCCCTATCTGGCTATTTACCTGTTGACCACCCTGCACTGGGATGCGCAGAATATCGGGATTGCCATGTCGGTTATGGGCATTGCTACTGTCGTCGCGCAGACCCCCGCCGGCGCTCTGGTTGACCGAACCCGCCGGAAGCGTGTGTACTCGATCATTGCATCACTCCTGATTGCGTTTGCCGCCATCATTACGATTACCGTGCCAACCTTTTCGGTCATTATGGGTGGTCAGGCCATTATGGGCGTAGCGGCCGCTTGGTTTACCCCCGCTGTAGCCGCCATCACACTAGGCATAGTCGGCCCCAAGGCGCTGGACAAACGAGTTGGCCGCAACGAAACATTCAACCATGCAGGCAACGTATTTGCGGCCCTGCTGGCGGGTCTGCTGGGTTACTACGTGAGCACAAAAGGGATTTTCCTGCTGCTGGCGGCTATGTCGCTCCTGAGTAGTTTGTCCGTCTGGCGCATCCGGGAAGAGGACATCGACCACCAGCTGGCGCGGGGTTGTTCAGACGAAGAGGAACAGGCCAATACTGACAAGCCTTCGGGTTGGCGGGCCATTCTGGGCAACCGGTCAATTCTCTTTTTTGCCCTGGCCTGTGTACTGTTCCACTTTGCCAACGCGGCTATGCTGCCTCTACTCGGTCAGCGACTGGCGCAGGGAATCAACGCGGGTGCGTCTTCGGCCTACATGTCGGCTTGTATCATCGTGGCGCAGCTGGTGATGATTCCCGTCAGTTACTTCACCGGTAAGTTAGCGCCTGGTGGCCGTAAGCGGCTATTACTCATTGCGTTTGCCGTACTGCCGATCCGTGGTCTGCTATACACCCTAACGGGCGATCCAACATTACTGGTTGCCATTCAGATTCTGGACGGCGTCGGCGCGGGGATCTTCGGCGTATTGTCCATCCTGATCGTTTCAGATCTGACGCGGGGCTCGGGCCTGTTCAACACCACACAGGGTGCCATTGCTACAGCCGTTGGTCTGGGGGCATCGCTCAGTAATGCGTTTGCCGGGACGTTATTGCAGCGAACGAACTACAACGTTGCTTTCCTGACACTAGCCTCTCTGGCGGTCGTTGCGCTGGTCGTACTCTGGTTCTTCGTACCCGAAACGGCTCCATCAACGCAGCCGGTTGCGCGCGAAAACTGA
- a CDS encoding bestrophin-like domain: MDWIYALPNWFFFIFCCGATLLFSMVGLVLLRPWVRAHVSDSAEHNDLVSYFLGSSGVVYGILLGLVAAGVWSNFQALSAQVDGEATITAALYQDMATYPQPYRHLYQQELKAYVRSVIYQDWPAHNRGEVPQESSKILRSFKNNLFDFVPPTPRLRVVHEQAINQLNELLIAHRLRLRGDQANLPELLWWVIILGALINVAISWFFVAKDITHQVALTALIALLLGSLLFLTAAMDNPFRGGFSVDASAFESVLYEMVNY; this comes from the coding sequence GTGGATTGGATTTACGCGTTACCAAACTGGTTCTTCTTTATTTTTTGCTGCGGGGCAACCCTTCTGTTTTCGATGGTTGGTCTGGTGCTGCTCCGTCCGTGGGTCAGGGCGCACGTAAGTGACTCGGCAGAGCACAATGATCTGGTCAGCTATTTCCTGGGCTCTTCCGGCGTTGTTTATGGCATACTGCTTGGCCTGGTGGCGGCTGGCGTGTGGAGCAATTTTCAGGCGTTGTCGGCTCAGGTAGACGGTGAAGCGACGATTACGGCTGCGCTGTATCAGGACATGGCTACGTACCCACAACCCTACCGCCACCTGTATCAGCAAGAGTTGAAGGCCTACGTGCGGTCGGTTATTTACCAGGACTGGCCCGCTCATAACCGGGGCGAAGTGCCGCAGGAAAGCAGTAAAATTCTTCGCTCGTTCAAAAACAACCTCTTTGATTTTGTGCCCCCCACGCCCCGACTACGGGTTGTTCATGAGCAGGCCATCAATCAGCTTAATGAACTGCTGATTGCCCACCGCTTACGGTTACGGGGCGATCAGGCCAATCTGCCCGAACTGCTATGGTGGGTCATCATTCTGGGAGCGTTAATCAACGTAGCCATCTCCTGGTTTTTTGTGGCGAAGGATATCACGCATCAGGTGGCCTTAACCGCGTTGATTGCCTTGCTCCTGGGATCACTTTTATTCCTGACAGCCGCTATGGACAATCCGTTCCGGGGCGGCTTCAGCGTGGATGCCAGCGCCTTCGAATCCGTACTTTACGAAATGGTCAATTACTAA
- a CDS encoding AraC family transcriptional regulator translates to MKTQPPRNAGPQNAGDAATRLRRTGDAQPITMVYDVPSLLAPGTTPVSRLYYEDWNIKVVDREKSGCDNYLSPNRRDFYKIMLMTSGTGFKTMGKNNYYIDERTILFLHPNEIVCWRNTTPEVGGGVFCMFKKRYLDQHPSLKLVIDRYKFFTEKKILRLSEQSTRMIHGLLTQMKAEAASGGELAEEAMQAYVQLILVESLKGTEYAPTGAITNEYRHVHDFFELLEKETNLANLDRPIRMRTAQQYAQQLNLNASYLNGLVKKHTGQPISTLIKNRLVEESKALLIQTSWTLQEISQIIGFADQPNFSQFFKNYVGVTPNEFRRSPIAPDYEG, encoded by the coding sequence ATGAAAACACAACCGCCCCGGAATGCCGGACCACAGAATGCCGGTGATGCGGCAACCCGACTACGGCGGACCGGCGATGCACAACCCATCACGATGGTGTATGATGTTCCCTCTCTGCTGGCGCCTGGCACAACGCCCGTGAGCCGGCTCTATTATGAGGACTGGAACATCAAGGTTGTTGATCGCGAGAAAAGTGGCTGTGATAATTACCTGTCGCCGAACCGGCGGGATTTTTACAAGATCATGCTGATGACCAGCGGCACGGGTTTCAAGACGATGGGTAAGAACAACTATTACATCGACGAGCGAACCATTCTGTTCTTACACCCCAACGAGATCGTGTGTTGGCGCAACACGACCCCTGAAGTGGGCGGGGGTGTTTTCTGCATGTTCAAGAAGCGGTATCTGGATCAGCACCCTTCCCTGAAGCTGGTCATTGACCGTTATAAATTTTTCACCGAGAAAAAAATACTGCGCCTGTCGGAGCAATCGACCCGTATGATTCACGGCCTGCTCACCCAGATGAAAGCCGAAGCGGCTTCGGGCGGAGAACTGGCCGAAGAAGCCATGCAAGCCTACGTTCAGCTCATCCTGGTGGAAAGTCTGAAAGGTACTGAGTATGCACCGACCGGCGCGATTACCAATGAATACCGGCACGTGCACGATTTCTTCGAGTTGCTCGAAAAAGAAACCAACCTGGCCAACCTCGACAGGCCCATCAGGATGCGGACGGCTCAGCAGTATGCGCAGCAACTGAACCTTAATGCCAGTTACCTGAATGGGTTGGTAAAAAAGCATACTGGACAGCCGATCAGTACGCTCATCAAAAACCGGCTGGTTGAAGAAAGTAAGGCACTGTTAATTCAAACCAGCTGGACGTTGCAGGAAATCAGTCAGATCATCGGCTTTGCCGATCAGCCTAACTTCAGCCAGTTTTTCAAAAACTACGTGGGCGTGACACCGAATGAATTCCGACGATCACCGATCGCTCCGGATTACGAGGGTTAA
- a CDS encoding NAD(P)-dependent alcohol dehydrogenase: MIATKGYAAQTKESDLAPWNFQRRELGPHDVQFDIQYCGVCHSDLHQIKDEWGGSIFPMVPGHEIVGKVVAVGTNVTNFKVGDLAGTGCLVDSCRTCESCQQGLEQYCLNGNSQTYNGLEQDKKTPTYGGYSNTIVVSENFVLHIPQNLDLAATAPLLCAGITTYSPLRHWKVGPGHKLAVLGLGGLGHMGVKFGVALGAEVTVLSTSPKKEADAKKLGAHHFVVTSDAAQFEAAKGQFDFILDTVSAEHDYMAYMSLLKVDGVHICVGAPPTPSAVHAFGLIIGRKSIAGSSIGGLAETQEMLDFCAEHDIVSDIEMIDIKDIHQAYDRMVKGDVRYRFVIDMATL; this comes from the coding sequence ATGATCGCAACAAAAGGGTATGCAGCCCAAACCAAAGAATCAGATTTAGCTCCCTGGAATTTTCAGCGTCGTGAGCTTGGTCCCCACGATGTACAATTTGACATTCAGTACTGTGGCGTTTGCCATTCGGACCTTCACCAGATCAAAGACGAGTGGGGCGGTAGCATCTTCCCAATGGTGCCCGGCCACGAAATTGTCGGTAAAGTCGTTGCCGTTGGTACGAACGTGACCAACTTTAAAGTGGGCGATCTGGCGGGCACCGGCTGCCTGGTCGATTCCTGCCGCACCTGTGAGTCCTGCCAGCAGGGGTTGGAGCAGTACTGCCTGAACGGTAACAGCCAGACCTACAACGGGCTGGAACAGGACAAGAAGACACCTACGTATGGTGGCTATTCCAACACCATCGTCGTCAGCGAAAATTTCGTGCTCCACATACCCCAGAACCTGGATCTGGCGGCCACGGCACCCCTACTTTGCGCTGGCATTACCACGTATTCACCCCTTCGCCACTGGAAAGTAGGACCGGGTCATAAACTAGCCGTACTTGGACTAGGTGGTCTGGGTCATATGGGTGTGAAATTCGGTGTCGCTTTGGGCGCTGAAGTTACCGTTCTGAGCACGTCGCCGAAGAAAGAGGCCGATGCCAAAAAGCTGGGTGCTCACCATTTCGTGGTAACGAGTGATGCGGCTCAGTTCGAAGCGGCAAAAGGACAATTTGACTTCATCCTCGACACGGTATCGGCGGAGCATGATTATATGGCGTACATGTCACTGCTGAAAGTTGATGGCGTGCATATTTGTGTGGGTGCGCCCCCAACCCCGTCGGCTGTACACGCGTTTGGCCTCATTATCGGTCGGAAAAGTATTGCCGGATCAAGCATTGGCGGCCTTGCCGAAACCCAGGAAATGCTGGACTTCTGCGCGGAGCACGACATTGTTTCCGACATCGAGATGATCGACATCAAAGACATCCACCAGGCCTACGATCGCATGGTCAAAGGAGATGTTCGTTATCGGTTTGTCATCGATATGGCTACCTTATAG
- a CDS encoding (2Fe-2S)-binding protein, which produces MAENETNGNELDSSNSSRRIFLKQSSALAALAMTPPAAVTAIDKGLDEKVAAAFEQMPLQLTINGKARQLSIEPRVTLLDLLREQLHLTGTKKGCDHGQCGACTVHVDGQRVNSCLTLAMTTEGCAVTTIEGLAEGGESGDAATARLHPMQEAFIKHDGFQCGYCTPGQIMSAVACIREGHANSPDEIREYMSGNICRCGAYANIVDAIMDVKQGGAKV; this is translated from the coding sequence ATGGCTGAAAATGAAACGAATGGGAACGAGTTAGACAGCTCAAATTCCTCCCGACGGATTTTCTTGAAACAATCCTCCGCGCTGGCGGCTTTGGCCATGACCCCGCCAGCCGCTGTGACCGCCATCGATAAAGGATTGGATGAAAAAGTGGCCGCTGCCTTCGAGCAGATGCCGCTGCAACTAACCATCAATGGGAAAGCCCGGCAGCTCAGCATTGAACCGCGTGTGACGCTGCTCGATCTGCTGCGCGAACAACTCCACCTGACCGGGACCAAGAAAGGCTGTGACCACGGCCAGTGCGGAGCCTGTACGGTACACGTTGACGGGCAGCGGGTGAACTCGTGCCTGACGCTGGCGATGACCACTGAAGGATGCGCCGTGACGACCATTGAAGGACTGGCGGAGGGCGGGGAGTCGGGTGATGCCGCTACTGCCCGACTTCACCCCATGCAGGAAGCGTTCATCAAACACGATGGCTTCCAGTGCGGCTACTGCACACCGGGCCAGATCATGTCGGCGGTGGCTTGCATTCGCGAAGGCCACGCGAACAGCCCCGATGAAATCCGCGAATACATGAGTGGAAACATTTGCCGATGCGGAGCCTATGCTAATATTGTCGATGCGATTATGGACGTAAAACAGGGAGGAGCCAAGGTATGA